The Paenibacillus macerans genome includes a window with the following:
- a CDS encoding response regulator, whose translation MINVLIVEDDPMVAEMNKFYLEQIEDFRAEGWAESAEQALGLLDSAHYDLLLLDIYMKGSSGLELLSEIRRKALPTDVIVISAARDKSSIRQALNNGAVDYLIKPFEFNRFRLAMDAYRKRAALFKRTGSIVQSELDSITHAAADEGQSQPLPKGFTRQTLQAVWNAIEAASANGFTSVDISAATGISRVSAGKYLTELEARGILEMELIYGTVGRPVQKYKITPHGKIQITKYLQ comes from the coding sequence ATGATTAATGTACTCATCGTTGAAGACGATCCGATGGTCGCTGAAATGAATAAATTTTATTTGGAGCAGATTGAGGACTTCCGGGCCGAGGGTTGGGCCGAATCCGCCGAGCAGGCGCTCGGCCTGCTGGATTCCGCGCATTACGACCTGCTGCTGCTGGACATTTACATGAAGGGAAGCAGCGGGCTGGAGCTGCTGAGCGAAATCCGCCGCAAAGCGCTGCCTACGGATGTGATCGTCATCTCGGCCGCCAGAGACAAGAGCAGCATCCGGCAGGCGCTGAACAATGGGGCGGTTGATTATTTGATCAAGCCTTTTGAGTTCAACCGCTTTCGCCTGGCCATGGACGCGTATCGCAAGCGGGCCGCGCTTTTCAAGAGAACGGGCAGCATCGTCCAGTCGGAGCTTGACTCGATCACGCATGCCGCCGCGGACGAAGGCCAAAGCCAGCCGCTGCCCAAAGGCTTCACCCGCCAGACGCTCCAAGCCGTATGGAACGCGATCGAAGCGGCTTCCGCCAATGGCTTCACAAGCGTGGATATCTCCGCGGCGACCGGGATTTCCCGGGTTTCCGCCGGCAAATATTTGACCGAGCTGGAGGCCAGGGGCATCCTCGAAATGGAGCTGATCTACGGGACCGTAGGCAGGCCGGTGCAGAAGTACAAAATAACGCCGCACGGAAAGATCCAAATCACGAAATATTTGCAATAA
- a CDS encoding sensor domain-containing diguanylate cyclase: MHIPKQPIKISLSVVLSAMVCFSILITMSIMTYTQYNNEKHSLFQNTMSHNLSSAQKMAVTTEALFFSMRKTLHSVTNLSQIRTMDISNKEELQHIFDLVRQSSPYFNSVFWTAETGQFRAVSPYGSNMNNARVTTKWALEALNGRKSYISEPYVSPTGRLIVFISEPVFDELGGYRGMIGGTIYLEKDNILHSIFGSNAGNETDSYSYIVDSAGKLLYHPDQSRVGEKVPDTIVRQFRAGNSGELHLRNTRGDDYLAGYARVGTNGWVIVMQTSERSIMADVNDNLLHLIRGMLVPVAVMLILAGFIAAKIAAPFARLYKITKVIAAGQDVSLQEFKPHWNREADQLNRMMKAAAETLAKQTSSLQQEAITDPLTGLFNRREMERSLDLWDKKGDRYAVLLLDIDHFKAVNDTYGHQTGDEVLKTVANVIAKSSPPEAVCSRYGGEEFVILLRERNMDEVYGIAERIRQTISAAPTPFAGKITVSIGISLSPEHGVSRDEVLQAADMALYRAKREGRDRTIAAE, encoded by the coding sequence ATGCATATCCCTAAACAACCGATAAAAATCAGTCTTTCCGTAGTCTTGTCCGCCATGGTTTGTTTCTCCATTCTGATCACCATGTCCATCATGACATACACCCAATATAATAACGAAAAACATTCTCTCTTCCAAAACACGATGTCGCACAATTTATCATCGGCGCAAAAGATGGCGGTTACTACCGAGGCGCTGTTTTTTTCGATGCGAAAAACCCTTCATTCCGTAACCAATCTTTCGCAAATCCGCACCATGGATATATCCAACAAAGAGGAGTTACAGCACATTTTCGATCTTGTCCGGCAAAGCAGCCCGTATTTCAATTCCGTATTTTGGACCGCTGAAACCGGGCAATTTCGAGCTGTTTCCCCTTATGGCAGCAATATGAACAATGCACGGGTAACGACGAAATGGGCTTTGGAAGCTTTAAACGGCAGAAAATCCTACATCTCCGAGCCGTATGTGAGTCCTACGGGACGATTGATCGTTTTTATAAGCGAGCCGGTTTTTGATGAACTGGGCGGTTATCGCGGCATGATCGGGGGGACGATTTACCTGGAGAAGGATAATATCCTGCATAGTATTTTTGGCTCCAATGCGGGCAATGAAACGGACTCCTATTCCTATATCGTTGATTCCGCGGGCAAGCTGCTTTACCATCCGGATCAGAGCCGGGTGGGGGAAAAGGTGCCTGACACGATTGTGCGGCAATTTCGGGCAGGCAATAGCGGTGAACTGCATTTGAGAAATACGCGCGGCGATGATTATTTGGCGGGTTACGCGAGAGTCGGCACCAACGGCTGGGTCATTGTCATGCAGACTTCCGAGCGATCGATTATGGCCGATGTCAACGACAACCTGCTTCACCTGATCCGGGGCATGCTCGTTCCGGTCGCGGTCATGTTGATTCTTGCCGGATTTATTGCCGCTAAAATCGCCGCGCCTTTTGCCCGATTGTATAAAATTACGAAAGTCATTGCCGCCGGTCAAGATGTGTCTTTGCAGGAATTCAAACCCCATTGGAACCGGGAAGCCGATCAATTGAACCGGATGATGAAAGCGGCCGCCGAAACGCTGGCGAAACAAACTTCTTCGTTGCAGCAGGAAGCGATCACCGATCCGTTAACCGGGCTGTTCAACCGCAGAGAAATGGAACGCAGCCTGGATTTATGGGACAAAAAGGGGGATCGGTATGCCGTATTGCTGCTGGATATCGACCACTTCAAGGCGGTAAACGATACTTATGGCCACCAAACCGGCGATGAAGTTTTAAAAACGGTCGCCAACGTCATCGCGAAGTCCAGTCCTCCAGAAGCGGTATGTTCCCGTTATGGCGGGGAGGAGTTTGTCATCCTCCTTCGTGAACGGAATATGGACGAGGTGTACGGGATCGCCGAACGAATACGACAAACGATAAGCGCGGCTCCAACCCCCTTTGCCGGGAAGATTACCGTCTCCATCGGCATCTCGTTATCCCCGGAGCATGGCGTAAGCCGCGACGAGGTGCTGCAGGCCGCGGACATGGCTTTGTACCGTGCCAAACGCGAAGGGCGTGACCGGACGATCGCCGCGGAATGA
- a CDS encoding class I SAM-dependent methyltransferase produces MEEDEKKEILSYYNEGAEIGRLQRGIGKLEWERTRELISRYLPAQKSVIYDIGGGIGLYSSWLSGLGHEVHLFDLAPQEIKYAQENNPEIYQLEVADARNINRESKSADMVLLMGPLYHLTGGDDRLAALAEAKRLLKPGGILIASVITRFSSTLWGLSVFGQKNDFILEQDFFEMIGRELDHGQHVRPEKYPYFISRSFFHIPGELRQELTDAGLMNIEIYSVEGPAWIVPSFEKKWDDPEAKAKLLEIVRKVEQQESLHGISPHLLGVAFC; encoded by the coding sequence ATGGAAGAGGATGAGAAGAAGGAGATTTTGAGTTACTATAACGAGGGCGCCGAGATTGGCAGATTGCAAAGGGGAATCGGCAAGCTTGAATGGGAGCGGACCCGGGAACTAATCTCCAGATATTTGCCTGCGCAAAAAAGCGTGATATATGATATCGGAGGCGGGATCGGCTTGTATTCGTCCTGGTTGTCCGGCTTGGGTCATGAGGTTCATTTATTTGACCTTGCCCCGCAAGAAATCAAATACGCTCAAGAAAACAATCCGGAGATATATCAACTCGAAGTGGCTGACGCAAGAAACATCAACAGGGAATCCAAAAGCGCCGACATGGTGCTGCTGATGGGGCCCTTGTATCACTTAACCGGCGGGGATGATCGTCTGGCGGCGCTCGCCGAGGCCAAAAGGCTCTTAAAACCGGGCGGCATCCTTATCGCCAGCGTCATCACCAGATTTTCTTCCACCTTATGGGGACTATCCGTCTTCGGCCAAAAAAATGATTTTATCCTGGAGCAGGACTTTTTTGAGATGATCGGCAGGGAATTGGATCACGGACAACATGTCCGGCCGGAAAAATACCCTTATTTTATTTCCAGATCCTTTTTCCATATCCCTGGCGAGCTAAGGCAGGAATTAACGGATGCCGGCCTTATGAATATTGAGATTTACAGCGTGGAGGGCCCCGCCTGGATCGTGCCCTCATTTGAAAAAAAATGGGACGATCCCGAAGCCAAAGCCAAATTGCTGGAAATCGTCCGCAAGGTCGAGCAGCAGGAGTCGTTGCACGGCATAAGCCCGCATTTGTTGGGCGTGGCTTTTTGTTGA
- a CDS encoding GNAT family N-acetyltransferase, translating into MEEALNKKGRFMMNNLALIEPAKAYQSQYIEMIEEWKETGEKLVPFVLRFDYEDFGSFLERLIILRDGPVEDGKTVNSSTFWLVEDHERVVGAANIRHRLNDSLLNIGGHIGYGIRPSARKKGYATEILKQALIHAKSMGISRALLTCDKDNIGSAKAIQKNNGILASEAVVGGVEIQRYWISLT; encoded by the coding sequence ATGGAAGAAGCCTTGAACAAGAAAGGACGGTTTATGATGAACAATCTCGCGTTAATTGAACCGGCCAAAGCATATCAAAGCCAATACATCGAAATGATCGAGGAATGGAAGGAAACCGGAGAGAAGCTGGTTCCTTTTGTGCTGAGATTCGATTACGAAGATTTTGGTTCATTTCTGGAGCGATTAATCATTTTAAGGGACGGCCCGGTAGAAGATGGAAAGACGGTAAACAGTTCAACGTTTTGGCTTGTTGAGGATCATGAGAGAGTGGTCGGCGCGGCAAATATCAGACACAGACTAAACGATTCCCTGCTTAACATCGGCGGGCACATCGGATATGGAATAAGACCCTCGGCCAGAAAAAAGGGTTACGCCACGGAGATTCTGAAACAGGCATTAATCCATGCCAAATCAATGGGAATATCGCGCGCTTTGCTAACTTGCGACAAGGATAATATCGGATCGGCAAAAGCGATTCAAAAAAACAACGGCATTTTGGCTTCCGAGGCGGTCGTCGGCGGAGTTGAGATACAACGTTATTGGATCTCTTTAACTTGA
- a CDS encoding SecDF P1 head subdomain-containing protein: MEEITQKLLGEELSIYCDEELITSPTIQQVLTSGDFSIGGEYSLKEAKSLVDTIKLSME, from the coding sequence CTGGAAGAGATCACGCAAAAACTGCTAGGCGAAGAATTGTCCATCTACTGCGATGAAGAATTAATTACCTCCCCGACTATACAGCAAGTACTGACATCGGGAGACTTCAGCATAGGCGGGGAATATTCCCTGAAGGAAGCAAAAAGTTTGGTGGATACGATCAAATTAAGTATGGAGTAA
- a CDS encoding YdbC family protein, producing the protein MDLFNLRCFMLIKWVTCTVASAKKEAFSQAQSRWSLLSQVPGFIAQIGGWKRKGDVLEAHIFGFWETAELYREFMDIFHDEIFQKTGQPGTYESISVRNGEFAGNISTVDVYRLDRVVISQNAYQAYLMQMIRQGSEAAAGVFNMGGMEEPALAVELEPVSSVS; encoded by the coding sequence TTGGATCTCTTTAACTTGAGGTGTTTTATGTTAATAAAATGGGTTACCTGTACGGTAGCTAGTGCAAAAAAAGAAGCTTTTTCGCAAGCCCAGTCCCGCTGGAGCTTGCTTTCGCAAGTGCCGGGGTTCATCGCTCAAATCGGCGGATGGAAACGCAAGGGGGATGTACTGGAAGCCCATATTTTCGGATTTTGGGAGACTGCGGAATTATACCGCGAATTCATGGATATTTTCCATGATGAGATCTTCCAAAAAACCGGGCAACCTGGGACGTATGAAAGCATCAGCGTTCGTAATGGCGAATTTGCGGGAAATATAAGCACAGTCGATGTTTATCGTCTTGACCGGGTCGTTATTTCCCAAAATGCATATCAAGCGTATTTAATGCAAATGATTCGGCAGGGAAGCGAAGCCGCCGCGGGAGTCTTTAACATGGGCGGGATGGAGGAGCCTGCATTGGCTGTTGAATTGGAACCTGTCTCAAGCGTTAGTTAG
- the dcuS gene encoding DcuS/MalK family sensor histidine kinase — protein sequence MKFFGRTLRLQTTITLMVCSVLALVLLAVYLLFNMKISGLTRQDLEHKAITIARTVSRDPTVLSALNGQADAGLVQEFTEEIRTLNGVQFIVVMDGQGIRLSHPDPAKIGRHFIGGDEAAALNGKESVSIAKGTLGKSVRAFSPVIVGGKPVGAVAVGLALNDVNSAVRQNRWIIYLGMAAGGVLGVSGAVLLARRLKRMMFGMEPDEIAKLLEERSAMLQSAKEGIIAVDALGVITLINAEASRLIGITEAGGRSQELCPLLRMDKVLETGEPLNDMEMEQDGMTLLANVVPVKVNGRTQGAIATFRDKTEIDVLMERLSGVSLYVEALRAQTHEFMNKLHVMAGLNHMRRYDRLEEYLSGTIRHFQSEAGMLVKQVKDPVMAGFLLGKLSRAREAGVKMRILEEDVLPECANAETAHELVTIVGNLLENALEAEPGEENKDISVGFSHENSQLTVTVSDNGAGIPGEMIKRIYEQGFSTKGKGRGIGLYLVMRGVNKLGGRLWCQSAQGSGTKFIVRIPYEAKAWGTHDS from the coding sequence ATGAAATTCTTCGGCCGAACGCTGCGTTTGCAAACGACGATCACCTTAATGGTCTGTTCCGTGCTGGCATTGGTCCTGCTGGCCGTATATTTGCTGTTTAATATGAAAATCTCCGGGCTGACCCGGCAAGATTTGGAGCATAAAGCGATTACGATCGCCCGCACGGTTTCCAGGGATCCAACCGTTCTGAGCGCGCTGAACGGCCAGGCGGACGCCGGACTTGTCCAGGAGTTTACCGAAGAAATCCGTACGCTGAACGGGGTGCAGTTCATCGTCGTTATGGATGGGCAAGGCATCCGGCTGTCCCACCCCGATCCGGCGAAGATCGGGCGGCACTTTATCGGCGGCGATGAAGCCGCAGCGCTAAATGGGAAGGAATCCGTATCCATCGCCAAGGGAACCTTAGGGAAATCCGTGAGAGCGTTTTCTCCGGTGATCGTCGGCGGCAAGCCGGTTGGCGCGGTTGCGGTCGGGCTGGCGCTGAACGATGTTAATTCGGCCGTGCGGCAGAACCGCTGGATTATTTATTTGGGGATGGCCGCCGGCGGCGTGCTCGGCGTGTCCGGGGCGGTGCTGCTGGCCCGCCGGCTCAAGCGGATGATGTTCGGCATGGAACCGGACGAAATCGCCAAGCTGCTGGAGGAGCGCAGCGCGATGCTGCAATCCGCCAAAGAAGGCATTATCGCCGTGGATGCGTTGGGGGTCATCACCTTGATCAACGCCGAAGCGAGCAGACTGATCGGCATCACGGAAGCCGGCGGCCGCTCGCAGGAGCTTTGCCCGCTGCTGCGTATGGACAAGGTGCTGGAGACCGGGGAGCCGCTGAACGACATGGAGATGGAGCAGGACGGAATGACGTTGCTGGCCAATGTTGTGCCCGTCAAGGTGAACGGGCGAACCCAGGGCGCGATTGCCACGTTTCGGGACAAGACCGAAATCGACGTCCTGATGGAGCGGTTGTCGGGCGTTTCGCTGTATGTCGAAGCCCTGCGGGCTCAGACCCATGAATTTATGAACAAGCTGCATGTGATGGCCGGTTTGAACCATATGCGGCGCTACGATCGCCTGGAGGAATACCTGAGCGGGACCATCCGGCATTTTCAGTCGGAGGCCGGGATGCTTGTGAAGCAGGTGAAGGACCCGGTGATGGCCGGCTTTCTTTTGGGCAAGCTGAGCCGGGCCCGGGAAGCCGGCGTGAAGATGCGTATCCTCGAAGAGGACGTGCTGCCGGAATGCGCCAATGCGGAAACGGCCCATGAGCTGGTCACCATTGTGGGCAATCTGCTGGAAAATGCGCTGGAGGCCGAGCCGGGCGAAGAAAACAAAGATATTTCCGTCGGCTTCTCCCATGAAAACTCACAGTTGACCGTGACGGTTAGCGACAACGGCGCGGGCATCCCGGGAGAGATGATCAAACGGATCTACGAGCAGGGCTTTTCGACCAAAGGCAAGGGCAGAGGCATCGGCTTGTACCTGGTGATGCGCGGCGTCAACAAACTGGGCGGGCGCCTTTGGTGCCAAAGTGCGCAAGGTTCGGGAACGAAATTTATCGTACGCATACCGTATGAAGCAAAAGCATGGGGGACTCATGACTCATGA